The Streptomyces sp. NBC_00775 genome includes the window AGGGCCGCACCGGCTCCGCCCGCCGCAACCCCGTCCCTGCTGTGCGGCGCCGAGTTGAAGACCAGGGCCGCCGAGCCCTCCCCGGCCAGGGCGCGCTGGGCCGTGCCGATGATGCCGTCCAGCTCCTCGGCGACCTTCTCGTACGTCTTGCGCGCCTCCCGGTGCACCCAGGCGATGGACGACCCGGGCAGGATGTCGTGGAACTGGTGGAGCAGCACCGTCTTCCAGATACGGTCCAACTCCTCGTACGGATACGGGAACCCGGTCCGTACGGCCGCGGTCGCCGCCCACAGCTCGGCTTCGCGCAGGAGGTGTTCGCTGCGGCGGTTGCCCTGCTTGGTCCTCGCCTGACTGGTGAGCGTGGCGCGGTGGAGCTCCAGGTACAACTCGCCGGTCCACACGGGTGCGTTGGGGTATTCGGCCGCCGCCTTCTCGAAGAACTCGGCGGGGGTCTCCCACACCACGGTCGCGGAGCCTTCGAGGTCGCGGAGCCTGGCCGCCTTGGCGACCATCTCGCGCGTGGTGCCACCGCCTCCGTCGCCCCAGCCGGTGGGGGCGAGGGAGTGCCGGGCGACGCCCTTGTCCTTGAAGTTTCGGGCCGCGTGGGCGATTTCGCTGCCCTTCATGGAACAGTTGTAGGTGTCGACGGGCGGGAAATGAGTGAAGATCCGGGTGCCGTCGATGCCCTCCCACTGGAAGGTGTGGTGCGGGAACTTGTTGGTCTGCGACCACGAGATCTTCTGCGTCAGCAGCCACTTGGAGCCGGCCGCCTTGATGATCTGCGGCAGCCCCGCGGCGAAACCGAAGGTGTCGGGCAGCCAGGCCTCGTCGTTCTCGACGCCGAACTCGTCGAGGAAGAACCGCTTGCCGTGCACGAACTGACGGGCCATCGCCTCCGAGCCCGGCATGTTGGTGTCCGACTCGACCCACATACCGCCGGCGGGCACGAACCGCCCGTCGGTCACCGCCTTCTTCACCCGGGCCCACACCTCGGGGCGGTGCTCCTTCACCCAGGCCCACTGCTGGGCCTGGGACATGGCGAAGACGAACTCGGGCTCGTCCTCCAGGAGCGCGGTCATGTTGGAGGTCGTGCGGGCCACCTTGCGGACGGTCTCGCGCAGTGGCCACAGCCACGCGGAGTCGATGTGCGCGTGTCCGACGGCGCTGATGCGGTGGGCGGAGGGGACGGCGGGCACGGCCAGGACCTCCGCCAGCCGGGCGCGGGCCGCGGCCGCCGTACCGCCCACGTCCTGGAGGTCCACGGCGTCCAGTGCCCGCTCGACGGCGCGCAGGATGTCCCAGCGCCGCGCGGACTCCACCGGCAGCTCGGCCATCAGCTCGCCGAGTACCTCCAGGTCGATGACCAGCTGCCAGACGGCCTCGTCGAGGACGGCGAGGTCCATGCGCTCCAGCTTGTACTGCGGCTCGCTTCCCGCGGTCTCCTTGTCGCCCAACCGCGTGGGCAGGAAGGGGTGGTAGTCGAGGATGACCGGGTTGGAGGCGGCCTCGATGTGCAGCCTCACCTCCTCGCCGCCCTCGACCGGGGCGCCGATCCGCACCCACTGGTTGCGCGGGTTGAGGCCCTTCACCGGAGTGCCGTCGGGCCGGTAGACGAGCCCCTCGCACTGGAATCCCGGCATGTTCTCGTCGAAGCCGAGGTCCAGCAGCGCCTCGACGGTCCGGCCGGCCCACGCCTCGGGCACGGTCCCGGTGACACGGAACCAGCTGGTGCCCCACGGAGCACCCCAGCGCGCGCCCACCTCGATCGGTTCCGGCGCGGCGGCCAGCCCTTCGGCGACCGGCACCGGCTCGCCGGGCGCGTGCCACACCGCCACCTCCAGCGGTACGGACTCGGGGTACACGGCGGGGCGGATGCGCTCGTCGAGGACGCGCCGGAGGCGGGCTTCGACCAGGGTGCGGTCGTCATGCATGAGAGTGCTCCGTGGGGTGAGGGTGCGGGCTACCAGGTGTGGGTGGTCGTGGCGGCGGTCGAGATGGTGAACAGCTCCCCCACCGCGCGCAGTTCGAACCGTGCGGCGGTCTCGCCCTGCTCGGGGACGAGCCCGCCGGCGTAGAACGCGCGCTGGCAGGTGCCACCGAGGAAGCGGCGCGTGCCATCGGGGAGTGTCCGGTACAGCTCGTAGTGGCGTACGGGGCCGGTGGCGCCCTGCCAGGCGAAGCGCAGGCCGCCTCCGTCGGCGTCGGTGACGCGCAGGTCGGTGGGCGCGGCGGGGGTCACCACCGCGTCCCGGACGGCGAGCCCGCCGAGGCGCCAGCGCACGGGCCCGCCGGCGGCGGTCAGCCGGACGCCGATCGCGTGCACGGTCCCCGACAGGCCCGTCAGCCGCACGGTCGAGGTACCCCAGCTGCCGCTCGCGCTCACGGGGAAGTACGTGTACGGGGGCGCCCCACCCGCCGTGCCCGGCTCGGCGGTGGCGACGGCGAGCTCGACCCGTGCGCTGCCGGAGTCGAGACGGTGGGTGAGCTCCACGACCGTGTCCGCGCCGAGCGGCAGCCGTGTCGCGTAAAGGTCCAGCGCGGCCGGCGCGTCGAGGGCGCCGTCGACCAGGAGACTGCTGCCGCCGCGCCAGGCGTCCGCGAAGTCGAAGGTGACCGAGGGGCGCCCGCCGGTGGTCCGCACCACCCAGCGGCGGGACGGCAGCCGGTCCTGGAGACCGAGGTGGTTCCAGGCGGCACCCGAGGTGACCTTGCCGTCCTCGTACCACTTCAGTCCGTGCCCGGTGTTGAAGACGGTCGCGAAGGGCACGGAGCTCACGGTGGACCGGTCGGCGACGGAGACGGCGGGGGCGCGCCAGCCGGCGGTCGGGTCCGGCTTGGCGGGGTCGAGGGAGCTGCCGGTCCAGAACGTGTCGTCGGCGGCGTGGAAGTCGCCGGGCGTGCGGCTCGCGGGCAGGTGGTTGCGGGTCCACTCGGGCCGGTAGAAGCCGATGGAGGTGACGTGCGTCCTGGTGGTCGGCACGATGGCGTCCCAGTTCACGGACGTGCCGGTGCCGCCCGCCTCGACGTCGACGCCCGCCCACAACTCGTAGCGGCTGCGGCCGAGTTGCTGGGCCGTCGTACCCGAGGACGCCAGACTGCTCTGGGACCAGCGGAAGTCGATGAACATGGTGTCGGCGGCCTGGAAGAACGTCTTGTTCTGGCTGTTCAGCGCGCCCTGCCAGCTCACCGAGCCGCTTACGGTCATGGAGTCGTACCAGGTGACGCGCTGGCCCTTGGCCGCCCCGAGCGTCTTCAGCTCTTTGAGGAAACCGAGCATGTCGGTGGCGAGCGCGGTGTTCCCGCCGCCGGTCTCGGCGTTGATGAACCAGCCGTCGAAGCCGTACGCGGCGGCTACGGCGACGAGTTGGGCGGCGAGCGGGTAGTGCCCGGTGGAGTCCTTCTGCACCAGGTCGCGGGTCCACTGGAGCTGGCCGCCGTAGGCGACGGGCGGCAGGAAGACATTGCCGAGGACGGGTACGCCGTGCCGGTGGGCCGCGTCCACGATCGGGGCGTTCGGGGCGAGGATCAGGCCCTCGCCGGACGAGCCGCCCCAGAAGACGAGTTCGTCGACGTACGCCCAGTGGGTGAGGGCGTAGTAGTCGGCGGTGGCCGCGCCCTGCGAAGGGTTGCCCGACGTGGGGCCGAAGGAGACCAGGGACTGGATGCGGGCCTGGCCTGAGCGGGCCGTCGTGTTCGCGGGGGTCGGGGTGAA containing:
- a CDS encoding alpha-mannosidase, coding for MHDDRTLVEARLRRVLDERIRPAVYPESVPLEVAVWHAPGEPVPVAEGLAAAPEPIEVGARWGAPWGTSWFRVTGTVPEAWAGRTVEALLDLGFDENMPGFQCEGLVYRPDGTPVKGLNPRNQWVRIGAPVEGGEEVRLHIEAASNPVILDYHPFLPTRLGDKETAGSEPQYKLERMDLAVLDEAVWQLVIDLEVLGELMAELPVESARRWDILRAVERALDAVDLQDVGGTAAAARARLAEVLAVPAVPSAHRISAVGHAHIDSAWLWPLRETVRKVARTTSNMTALLEDEPEFVFAMSQAQQWAWVKEHRPEVWARVKKAVTDGRFVPAGGMWVESDTNMPGSEAMARQFVHGKRFFLDEFGVENDEAWLPDTFGFAAGLPQIIKAAGSKWLLTQKISWSQTNKFPHHTFQWEGIDGTRIFTHFPPVDTYNCSMKGSEIAHAARNFKDKGVARHSLAPTGWGDGGGGTTREMVAKAARLRDLEGSATVVWETPAEFFEKAAAEYPNAPVWTGELYLELHRATLTSQARTKQGNRRSEHLLREAELWAATAAVRTGFPYPYEELDRIWKTVLLHQFHDILPGSSIAWVHREARKTYEKVAEELDGIIGTAQRALAGEGSAALVFNSAPHSRDGVAAGGAGAALVEGEAALAPRVNGGYVLDNGLLHVEIDARGLVVSAYDLLADRETIAPGQAANLLQLHPDFPNMWDAWDVDEFYRNTVTDLVDADEVVPGEDGVSVRIVRSFGVSRVTQVLSLAPGEPRLGIYTEVDWHETEKFLKLAFPLDVHAERYASETQFGHFYRPTHTNTSWEAAKFEACNHRFVHIEEPGWGVALVNDSTYGHDVTRTVRDTDSGTTTTVRVSLLRAPRFPDPETDQGVHRFRHALVPGAAIGDAVREGWRINVPERRLTGSQEVAPLVTVDQDAVVVTAVKLADDGSGDVVVRFHESRGGRTRVSLTAGFEVAAVAVTDLLERPLADAAAPGREGDRITLRLRPFELVTLRLKRA
- a CDS encoding endo-beta-N-acetylglucosaminidase; protein product: MNLSRRTVLLAGAGVAAGLVPGLSGTAAAATRDLQPYASYWYPDSLPSGTPGTGITWRSLNAWRADGDTDLAFNAASVPLAARFTPTPANTTARSGQARIQSLVSFGPTSGNPSQGAATADYYALTHWAYVDELVFWGGSSGEGLILAPNAPIVDAAHRHGVPVLGNVFLPPVAYGGQLQWTRDLVQKDSTGHYPLAAQLVAVAAAYGFDGWFINAETGGGNTALATDMLGFLKELKTLGAAKGQRVTWYDSMTVSGSVSWQGALNSQNKTFFQAADTMFIDFRWSQSSLASSGTTAQQLGRSRYELWAGVDVEAGGTGTSVNWDAIVPTTRTHVTSIGFYRPEWTRNHLPASRTPGDFHAADDTFWTGSSLDPAKPDPTAGWRAPAVSVADRSTVSSVPFATVFNTGHGLKWYEDGKVTSGAAWNHLGLQDRLPSRRWVVRTTGGRPSVTFDFADAWRGGSSLLVDGALDAPAALDLYATRLPLGADTVVELTHRLDSGSARVELAVATAEPGTAGGAPPYTYFPVSASGSWGTSTVRLTGLSGTVHAIGVRLTAAGGPVRWRLGGLAVRDAVVTPAAPTDLRVTDADGGGLRFAWQGATGPVRHYELYRTLPDGTRRFLGGTCQRAFYAGGLVPEQGETAARFELRAVGELFTISTAATTTHTW